In Methanothrix harundinacea 6Ac, the genomic stretch ATAATCCTGCAAAGCTCCCATCACCGGCTGAATGGGTTACAGTCAGGCGGATCAGAGTTAAGGACTCGGTAGAATTGGTGCTTTGGTTCTCCAAGAGCCCCTATCCTAAAGCTGATAATCGAAGTGTCCTTCAGCCATATAGTAAGGACATGCAGAGGATCATTGAAAAGGGGTATGTAGCCAAAAAGAGACCATCCGGTCATAACATCACATCCAAATTCAGAAGGGACAATAACGGGGCAATCCCCCCCAATGTGTTACAAGTAGGGAACACCGATTCTAGCAGTCCCTATTTGAAGAAATGCAAAGAATGTGGCATGAAGCCTCATCCTGCCAGGTTTCCAAAGGATCTACCTCAATTCTTCGTTGACTTCCTAACGGAACCAGGGGATATAGTTATGGACCCCTTCTGTGGTAGCAACGTAACTGGGTTCGTGGCGGAGAATAGTAAGCGAAAATGGATTGCCATAGATACTGTCGAAGAGTACCTTATGGGGTCGGAATTTAGGTTCCCTAGAGTCTATAAATGACTCTA encodes the following:
- a CDS encoding DNA-methyltransferase → MPTYDTMPLLDLGLENPFKSIISAKPYYFTEYGSAYLGEALDIMSEIPDSTLNLIVTSPPYALVFKKEYGNVDAQDYVKWFMGFAQEFHRVLKDDGSLVINIGGSWNKGVPTRSTYHFELIIELAKVFHLAQEFYWYNPAKLPSPAEWVTVRRIRVKDSVELVLWFSKSPYPKADNRSVLQPYSKDMQRIIEKGYVAKKRPSGHNITSKFRRDNNGAIPPNVLQVGNTDSSSPYLKKCKECGMKPHPARFPKDLPQFFVDFLTEPGDIVMDPFCGSNVTGFVAENSKRKWIAIDTVEEYLMGSEFRFPRVYK